In Chryseobacterium sp., the genomic window GGCCGCGGGCTGCACAAATGGACACAAAACCTTTTCCGCTTCCTTTTTCATGAAGTAATTTTGCCAAGGTCGCGATGATTCTTCCGCCAGTTGCTGCAAAGGGGTGGGCGGCTGCAAGACTGCCTCCTTTCACATTCAGTTTACTCCTGTCAATCTTTCCCAATGCTTTTTTCAATCCAAAACTTTTTGCAAGATCTTCATGTTCCCAGATTTTTATCGTGGCCAGGACCTGGGCTGCAAAAGCCTCATGAATTTCATAATAATCAAAATCTTCAAGCCTCATCCCGGCTTTAGTAAGCATTCTCTCTGCCGCAAAAACAGGCGCTAAAAGTAAGTTATGCTGATCTTTAACATATTCTATCCCTGCTAATTCTGAAAAAGTGATGTAGGCCAAAACGGGGAGATTGTTTGCTTTTGCCCATTCTTCACTCGCTAATAAAACGGCTGAAGCACCATCTGTAAAAGGAGTTGAGTTTCCTGCCGTTAAAGTCCCGTTTTGTTTATCAAAAGCCGGCTTTAGCTGTGATAACTTTTCTAAACTGGTATCCCTGCGCAGATTATTGTCCTTATCTAAACCAAAAGCAGGAGTGATCAGATCGTCAAAAAATCCATCATCATATGCTTTGGCCATGTTTTGATGGCTTTTAAAGGCAAGCTCGTCCTG contains:
- a CDS encoding acetyl-CoA C-acetyltransferase, with amino-acid sequence METKRVAIVGYNRIPFARMNTAYTEQGNQELLSAALNGLIERYHLKDKLLGEVAGGAVIKHISESNLIRETVMNTSLDPATPACDLQQACDTGIEAAVYIGNKIALGQIESGIACGVEAMSNIPFESSLNLRKALLKANKEKSALGKLKHLLSPKLKDWMPIPYKGQEPKTGLVMGEHTEITAKYYHISREEQDELAFKSHQNMAKAYDDGFFDDLITPAFGLDKDNNLRRDTSLEKLSQLKPAFDKQNGTLTAGNSTPFTDGASAVLLASEEWAKANNLPVLAYITFSELAGIEYVKDQHNLLLAPVFAAERMLTKAGMRLEDFDYYEIHEAFAAQVLATIKIWEHEDLAKSFGLKKALGKIDRSKLNVKGGSLAAAHPFAATGGRIIATLAKLLHEKGSGKGFVSICAARGQGVTMILEK